A portion of the Vicia villosa cultivar HV-30 ecotype Madison, WI unplaced genomic scaffold, Vvil1.0 ctg.002972F_1_1, whole genome shotgun sequence genome contains these proteins:
- the LOC131640147 gene encoding pentatricopeptide repeat-containing protein At1g26900, mitochondrial-like — MRYEGVRPNSSTFVGLLSVYPASGSMHGVRYVTSLIEEEKLELDVVLGTALVDVYAKCGFLDEAMEIFERMESKDVKSWTAVISGHGIHGQPMKAIRLYNRMESEGFRPNEVTFLAILTACSHGGLVTEGIEFFKCMVQEHGLSPRVEHYGCLIDLLGRAGMLHEAFELIKSLPIKGDATSWRTLLSA, encoded by the coding sequence ATGAGATATGAAGGAGTGAGACCTAACTCGTCTACTTTCGTTGGGCTGCTTTCAGTATACCCTGCATCTGGTTCTATGCACGGAGTTCGATATGTTACTAGTTTGATTGAAGAGGAGAAGCTAGAACTGGATGTGGTTCTTGGAACAGCTCTTGTTGATGTGTATGCGAAATGTGGCTTTCTAGACGAGGCCATGGAAATATTTGAGAGGATGGAAAGTAAAGATGTGAAATCATGGACAGCTGTGATTTCGGGTCATGGAATTCATGGGCAGCCAATGAAAGCCATAAGGCTTTACAATAGGATGGAGAGTGAGGGGTTTAGACCAAATGAAGTCACCTTTTTGGCAATTCTTACTGCTTGTAGTCATGGAGGACTTGTTACCGAGGGGATTGAATTTTTTAAGTGCATGGTTCAGGAACATGGCCTTTCACCTCGGGTTGAGCATTATGGATGCCTTATTGATCTCTTGGGTCGAGCAGGAATGCTGCACGAAGCATTTGAGCTAATCAAGAGCTTGCCCATTAAGGGTGATGCTACTTCATGGCGCACACTGCTTTCTGCTTGA
- the LOC131640148 gene encoding pentatricopeptide repeat-containing protein At1g26900, mitochondrial-like: MANTQFPTISHAFHKLTLALKSSCKTTSEIHQLHSYMIKTSLTNHPFPLSKLLAASTIDMDYASTIFSYTQNPNLFMFNTMLRGYSVSPFSNKALPIFNELRKRGIGLDRFSLIAVVKACGTSLEVGFGRGVHGIAVKSGNGMFVDLSNTLLRFYCVCRRIEDACKVFEEFPERNDLMTWNILMGGCVLVSKHCLVFELFSKMCCVGIKASVTTMLSLLCAAGDGGNFVLGKSLHGYCIKIGFGCNLNVVTVLIDMYAKTGRV, encoded by the coding sequence ATGGCTAACACACAGTTTCCAACTATTTCCCACGCATTTCACAAACTAACACTCGCACTAAAATCATCATGCAAAACCACCTCCGAAATTCATCAACTTCATAGCTACATGATCAAAACCTCTCTCACCAATCATCCTTTTCCTCTAAGCAAGCTTCTCGCTGCTTCAACCATAGACATGGATTACGCATCCACCATTTTCAGTTATACTCAAAATCCCAATCTTTTCATGTTCAATACAATGCTTAGAGGCTATTCCGTTAGCCCTTTTTCAAATAAAGCTTTGCCCATTTTTAATGAACTTAGAAAGCGTGGAATTGGGCTGGATCGGTTTTCGTTAATCGCTGTGGTTAAAGCTTGTGGAACAAGTTTAGAGGTTGGGTTTGGTAGAGGGGTTCATGGGATTGCGGTCAAGTCTGGGAATGGGATGTTTGTTGATTTGAGTAATACCCTTTTGCGGTTTTATTGTGTTTGTAGAAGAATTGAAGATGCATGTAAGGTGTTTGAAGAATTTCCTGAGAGAAATGATTTGATgacttggaatattttgatggGTGGGTGTGTTCTTGTTTCAAAGCATTGTTTGGTTTTTGAGTTATTCTCGAAGATGTGTTGTGTTGGGATTAAGGCTAGTGTGACTACTATGTTGAGTCTTTTGTGTGCAGCTGGTGATGGAGGGAACTTTGTTTTGGGGAAGTCGCTTCATGGTTACTGTATTAAAATTGGATTTGGTTGTAATTTAAATGTTGTTACTGTGTTGATTGATATGTATGCAAAAACGGGTCGTGTATAG